GCATCGGAATTCACATGAATGCCGGTTTGCTGCTGGATTTGCAGCATCTGCATGATTCGGGCGCCGACGGCATCGGGCTTTACCGCACCGAATTGCCGTTCATGGCGCGCTCCAGTCTGCCCGACGTGGCGGCTCAGACCCTGCTTTACAAGAAGATCCTCGATCAGGCCGAGGGCAAGCCGGTGGTGTTCCGCACCCTGGATGTGGGCGGCGACAAGGTGCTGCCCTACTGGAATCCCTATGAGGAAGACAATCCGGCGCTGGGCTGGCGGTCCATCCGCATCACCCTGGACCGCCCGGCGGTAATGCGCTCGCAGTTGCGCGCCCTGCTGCGTGCCGCCCAGGGCCGCGAATTGTCGGTGATGTTCCCCATGATCGCCGAAGTGTCCGAATTCGTTCAGGCGCGCCATATCCTGGACAAGGAACTGGAACACGAGCGCCAGATCGGCAATCCGCTGCCGTCGAAGCTCAAGGTCGGCACCATGCTGGAAGTGCCCGCCCTGGCCCTTCAGCTTGATGCGTTGCTGCCCATGGTGGATTTCGTCTCCATCGGCTCCAACGACCTCACCCAGTTCCTGTTCGCCGTCGATCGCGGAAATCCGCGCATCGCCGAGCGCTATGATTCCCTGGCGCCCGCCATGATCCGCTTCATGCGCTATGTCTCGGTGAAATGCGCCCAGTACAAGGTGTCGCTGTCGGTCTGCGGCGAAATGGCCGGCCGCCCGCTGGAGGCCATGGCGCTGATCGGCGCGGGTATCCGACATCTTTCCCTGTCGGCTCCCAATATCGGGCCGGTGAAGACCATGGTCCGCAGTCTCGATATCGCGGCGCTGGAAGCCTATCTGAACTCGCTTCTCAAATCGCCCGATCACAGCCTCAGGAACAAGCTCAAGACCTTCGCGCTCGATCACGGCGTCGTGCTGTGATCCGCCTGGATAGGTTGCCAGCCCGCTGAGGGATTTGTTAAACAAGGTCGCCACACGCATTGCGAAAAGGCTTGTCCGCCGTGGATAGCACAGCAAACGATCCCCAGACCGAGACCCCCGCCGAGGCTCCCGTCGCCGAGGCTTCCGAGCAGGCCGTCACGCCCGAAGCGGCGCCCGAGCCCGCCCCCGCTCCCCAGGCGGCGGCTGAGCCCGGGCCCCAGCCTGTCTCCGAGCCGGTTGCCGAGCCTCAGCCTCTCGCAGAGATTGCCGCTGCCGCACCCTTGGCGGTGAGTGCCGGGGTCGGCGCCACCTTGCGGTCGGCGCGCGACGGCATGGGCAAGACCCTGCCCGAATGCGCCAAGTTGCTGCGCATCCGCCAGATCTATCTGGAAGCCCTGGAAGAGGGGCGGCACCGTGACCTGCCGGGCGGGACCTACGCCGCCGGTTTCCTGCGCAGCTATGCCGAATATCTCGGCCTGGACAGCGAGGAAATGGTGCGTCGTTTCCGCGAGGAAGGGGCGGGCGGTTTCAAGAACCGCACCGAACTGACTTTCCCCTCGCCGGTTTCCGAAGGCCGCATTCCCGGCGGCGCCGTGATCTTCCTGGGGCTGATCCTGGCGGCGGTGGCCTATGGCGGCTGGTATATGCTGTCTTCGTCCGAGACCAAGGTCACCGAGATGGTTCCGCCCTTGCCCGATCGTCTGGCCGGGGTCCTCAACCGTCAGGCCAGCCTGACCGGCGAGGCCAAGACGGCGGCCGAGGCGTCCAAGCCGGGCGAGGAGGCCGTGAAGGCCAAGGAGGACGTGGTTCCTCCGACCGAGGCGGAGGAGGACAAGCCCGCCGCCGTCAATCCGGCCCCTGCCGCGCCCGAACCGGTCAAGGCCGAGCCGCCTAAGGTCGAGGCTCCCAAGCCCGAACCGGTCAAGGCCGAGCCGCCCAAGGTCGAGGCTCCCAAGCCCGAGCCGGTCAAGGCCGAGCCTCCCAAGGTCGAGGCTCCCAAGCCCGAGCCGGTCAAGGCCGAGCCGCCCAAGGTCGAGGCTCCCAAGCCCGAGCCGGTCAAGGCCGAACCACCGAAGGTCGAGGCTCCCAAGCCCGAACCGGTCAAGGCCGAACTGCCCGCCACCTCCATGGCCGATGGCAAGGTTTACGGCACCGAATATGCCGATGCCCGTGTGGTGCTGAAGGCGACAGGCGACGATTGCTGGATCCAGGTGCGCGAGGTGGACGGCTCCTTGTTGATGAGCCGCCTGCTGCGCCGAGGCGACAGTTTCCGGGTTCCCAACCGCTCGGGCCTCAACCTCATGGTGGGCAATGCCGGTTCGCTGGAGGTCAGCGTGGACGGCCGCAAGGTTCCCGCCCTGGGCGCGGCGGGGCAGGTGCGGCGTGATATCCGCCTCGATCCCGACAAACTGGCGACCGGGGGCTGATACCCACAAACAGGTTGTCGCTTTCGGAGCTTGGCCCGAATGCGCTATAACGCCTCGCCCCGATCGGCTTTCCGGCCGGTCGGGGCGGTCCCCTATGTTGAGTGAGAGTGTGCCATGAGTCTGCGGCCCTACCGTGAAATCGCCCGGCGCAAGTCGCGGCAAATCCATGTCGGTTCCGTGGCGGTCGGCGGCGACGCCCCCATTTCGGTCCAGACCATGACCAACACCTTGACCACGGACGTCAAGGGGACGCTGGAACAGATCCGCCGCGCCGCCGATGCCGGTGCCGATCTGGTGCGCGTGTCGTGCCCCGACGAGGATTCCACCAAGGCTTTCAAGCAGATCGCCAAGGAATCGCCGGTGCCGCTGATCGCCGACATCCATTTCCACTACAAGCGCGGCATCGAGGCGGCCGAAGCGGGCGCCGCCTGTTTGCGCATCAATCCCGGCAATATCGGCTCGCACGAGCGGGTGCGCGAAGTGGTCAAGGCCGCCAAGGATCACGGCTGTTCCATGCGCATCGGTGTCAATGCCGGATCGCTGGATAAGCATCTGCTGGACAAATACGGCGAGCCCTGTCCCGAAGCGCTGGTGGAAAGCGCGCTGGAACACGCCAAGTTGCTGGAAGACAACGATTTCTTCGAGTTCAAGATCGCGGTCAAGGCCTCCGACGTCTTCTTGGCCGTGGCGGCTTATCAGGGTCTGGCCAAGGCCTGCGATTATCCGCTGCATCTGGGCATCACCGAAGCAGGCGGCCTGATCGGCGGCACGGTGAAGTCCTCCATCGGCATCGGCTCGCTGTTGTGGCAGGGTATCGGCGACACGTTGCGCGTTTCGCTCTCTGCCGACGTGACCGAGGAGGTCAAGGTCGGCTTCGAGATGCTGAAGGCCCTGGATTTGCGCCATCGTGGCGTGCGCATCGTCTCTTGCCCGTCTTGCGCCCGTCAGGGCTTTGACGTCATCAAGACGGTGGAGACGCTGGAAAACCGGCTGTCCCATGTGCGCGCTCCCGTTACGCTGTCCATCCTGGGCTGCGTGGTCAACGGCCCCGGCGAGGCGCGCGAGACCATGGTGGGCATCACCGGCGGCGGCTCGGACAATCACAAAGTCTATATCGGCGGCTCGCCCGACCATAATGTCGATGGCAAGTCCATGGTCGATCACATCGTCGAACTGGTCGAGGCGCGTGCCGCCGAGATCGAAGCCGCCAAGGCCGGGGGAAAATAATTAGATGACCGGGGCTGTGGACTGGATCAAGCCAGAGCGTCTGGCCCAACGGGCCCTGGACGAGAGTGGAGACGTGAACGCCAACGGTGATTTCGGCTCCTATGCTAAGGCGAATTTGAACGGCACCCTTGAAGGCAGCGGTATCGAAAGCCACAACCTCGTTTTCGCAGAAGGCCGGGTGGAGCTTTATCGCCAGCTTTGGCGCGGATTGCCCTTGGACAGTATCGCCGATATGGGCTGCGGGCTAGGATTGACCGCGGGTGCCTTGGCCGATGCGTTTCCCAACGCCCGCGTGGATGGCTATGAACTCTCGCCCGACGCCGTAAGTTTTGCGCGACGGCGTTTTCCCAAGGCCAATTTCGAGTGCCGTGCCATTGGCCGCGACAACGATCTGGGGCGGCGTTTCGACCTGATCCTGTGCCAGGAATTCTACCCGTTCACCCGAACGTCCGATCTCGACACCCACGCGGAATTCCTGACGGTTCTCCGCCACCATCTGACGGATCACGGCTGCCTCATCATCGAACTTTCCGAGCGTGATTTCGGCACTTCGATTCTGTGTAATTTGGAGAGGCTTTCCGGCTTTCGCATCGAGCGGACCGTGATGCCCTTTGATCGGGTCTTCCGCTACCTTCCATTCCTGCCGCTGGCGCAGTTCGCGTCATTCTTTCTGGGACGAGCGACCAGGATGGCGCGGAATATTCATCTCAAGCTTACGCCTTTGAAAGGGCATTGATATGTCCAGCCTGCAACCGGTTCGCGGCACCCACGATCTGCTGCCCGATGAATCCCGCCGTCATCGCCGGGTTGAGGAGATCGCCTTTTCCGCCGCCAGGCGCTACGGCTTTGGCGAGATCATGACCCCCATCTTCGAGTTCACCGACGTTTTCGCCCGCACGCTCGGCGAGACCTCGGACGTGGTGACCAAGGAGATGTATACTTTCAGTGATCGTTCGGGCGAATCCATCACGCTGAGGCCTGAGGGCACGGCGGGTGTGGCGCGGGCCTTCATCTCGGGCGGGCTGGCGCAAAGCCTGCCCCTGAAGCTGTTCTATCGCGGTCCCATGTTCCGCCATGAACGTCCCCAGAAGGGCCGTCTGCGCCAGTTCCATCAGGTGGGTGTTGAACTGCTGGGCGTGGAATCGCCCCTGGCCGATGTGGAGGTCATCGCCTTGGCCTGGCGGGTTCTGTCCGAATTGGGCCTGGCTTCCAAGGTGCGGCTGGAAATCAACACCCTGGGCGATGCCGAAAGCCGCGAGACCTACCGCAATACCCTGGTGGCCTATCTGTCGGAATTCCGCGAAGCCCTGTCCGAGGACAGCCGCAACCGGCTGGAGCGCAATCCTTTACGTATCCTCGATTCCAAGGATGAGGGAGACCGGCGCATTGTCGAAAACGCGCCGCTGATGAATGACTCCTTGTCGCCTGCCGCCCGCGAATTCTTTGCCCAGGTGACCGACGGTCTGCATGCGCTGGGCATTCCCTTCGTCCTCAATTCGCGGCTGGTGCGCGGCCTGGATTACTACTGCCACACGGCCTTCGAGTTTACCACCACCGAACTGGGGGCCCAGGGCACGGTTCTGGCCGGTGGGCGCTATGACGAACTGATCGCCACCATGGGCGGCGTGCGCACACCGGGTATCGGCTGGGCCGCCGGTGTCGAGCGTCTGTCCATGCTGGTGGGCGATATCCCCGACACGGTGCGCCCCATCAGCGTCATCCCCATGGGCGACGCCGTGGCCGCCATGGTGGTGGCCGAGCGCCTGCGCCGCATGGGCTGCAATGTGGAGATGGGCTTTTCCGGCAATATGAAGAAGCGCATGGCGCGGGCCAACAAGGTCAATGCCCGCTTCGCCGTGATTCTGGGCGAGGAGGAATCGGCGAGAAAGGCCGTGACCATCCGCGATCTGGACACGTCCACCCAGGACGAGGTGCCGCTGGCGCAGCTGGAGGAACACCTCGGCCGCCTGCTGTAGCGAGGCTTAAGGGGGTGAGTGGGTCTTCCCATCGTCTGGTCGTCATCGGAGCCAACCATCGGTCGGCTTCGCTGTCCTTGCGCGATGCCCTGTTCGTGGACGACGCTGGCGCCACCACTTTTCTCGAGGGCCTGAAGCGGGCCGGTCTGGCCGAGGCCATGGTTCTAGCCACCTGCGACCGCGTCGAGATCTGGGCCGAGGACAGAGACCCGGTCCATGCCGCAAAACTGGTGGGCGAGGCCCTGGCCGCCAAGGCCGGTCTGGAGCCCTCGGTCCTGGCGCCCCATCTCTATACCCTGTCGGGCGGCGAGGCGGTGCGCCACGGTTTTTCCGTCACCGCCTCGCTGGATTCCCTGGTAATCGGCGAGCCCCATGTCACGGGACAGGTCAAGGCCGCCCACCGGCTGGCCCGCGATGCCGGGTGCTGCGGCGGCGAGTTGGATCATTTCCTTCAGGCCGCCTTCGCCGTGGCCAAACGGGTGCGCAGCGAGACCTCCATTGGGGAAGGCCCGGTCAGCATCGCCGCGGCAGCCGTCCAGACCGCCCGCGACGTGCACGGCGATCTGGGAGGCTTACGCGCCCTATTGGTGGGCACCGGCGAAATGGGCGAACTGGTGGCGGAAAGCCTGCTGGCCGCCGGGCTGAAGGACATTTCGGTCACCGCGCCGCGCGCCGCCCGCGCCGAGGCGGTGGCCAAGTCCCTGGAAGGCCATGTGCTGGCCTTCGAGGATTTGCGCGACGGTCTGGCCTCCTTCGACGTGGTGCTGACCTGCGTGGGGGCGCGCACCGTCTCGGTGACGTCCGAGATGGTGACCAACGCGCTCCGGAAACGCCGCAGAAAGCCGGTCTTTCTGGTGGATGCGGGTATTCCCGGCGATATCGAGCCTGCGGTCAATAGGGTGGACGGCGCCTTCCTCTACGACCTGGCCGATCTGGAGAAGGTGGCCCTGGAAGGCCGCGCCACCCGCGAGGCTGCCGCGCGGGCGGCGCGTGACATCGTCGAGGCCGAGGCCCAGGGCTTCCTTCGGGGCCGCGCCGCGCGGGCCGCCGTGCCCGCCATCGTCGCCCTTCGCGCCCGTTTCGACGAGACGCGGGAGCTGGTTCTGGCCGAGGCCGGTCATGACGCCGCCGAGGCCACACGGCTGCTGATCAACCGCCTGCTGCACGCGCCCAGCGAGGCGATGAAAGACAAGGCCTCGGAAGGCGCCGAATGGCGCGCCATGGAAAAGACGCTGCGGATACTGTTCCGCCTGGATGAGTAGGACCCCATGAATCTCGAACCGCAATTCGACAAGGTACTGTACCGCCACGACGAGGTCCGGGCGCAGTTGTCCTCGGGCGATGGGCTGGATTCCCAGACCATTCAGCGCCTGTCCAAGGAACTGTCCGAATTGGACCCGGTGGTCACCGCCGTCGTCGCCTTCCGCAAGGCGCGCGAAGACATGGTCCAGGCCGCCGAGATGATGAACGACCCGGACATGAAGGATCTGGCCGAGGAAGAGTTCTACGCCCTGAAGGAGCGGCTGCCCGCGCTGGAACGCGAAGTGCAGATCATGCTGCTGCCCAAGGACGAGGCCGACGAAAAGAACGCGATCATCGAGGTGCGCGCCGGTACGGGGGGTGAGGAGGCGGCCCTGTTCGCCGCCGAACTGTTCCGCATGTACGAGCGCTATGCCTCCGTGCACGGCTGGCGCTTCGAGGTGATGGACGTCAACGATACCGGCATCGGCGGCGTCAAGGAGGCCTCGGCCACCATTACGGGCCGCAATGTCTTTGCCCGGCTCAAATTCGAATCCGGCGTGCATCGGGTGCAGCGGGTTCCCGCCACCGAGTCCCAGGGGCGCATCCACACCTCGGCGGCCACCGTTGCCATCATGCCCGAGGCCGAGGAGGTGGATATCCAGCTCAACGATTCCGATCTGCGCTTTGACGTCTACCGCAGCCAAGGCTCGGGCGGCCAGTCGGTCAACACCACGGATTCGGCGGTGCGCGTCACCCATATCCCCACCGGCCTGGCCGTGGCCTGCCAGCAGGAAAAGAGCCAGCACAAGAACAAGGCCACCGCCTTGAAGTTGCTGCGCGCCCGTTTGTATGAGCGCGAGCGCTCGGCCAAGGACGCCGAACGCGCCGCCGCCCGCAAGAGCCAGGTGGGCTCGGGCGACCGATCGGAACGCATCCGCACCTATAATTTCCCCCAAGGCCGGGTCACCGATCACCGCATCAATTTGACGCTGTACAAGATCGACGCGGTGATGAGCGGCGATGCCCTGGACGAACTGATCGAGGCCCTGGTCGCGGCCGATCAGGCCGAGCGTCTGGCCGAGATGGAATAATGGCGACAGTGGGCCAGGC
The nucleotide sequence above comes from Paramagnetospirillum magnetotacticum MS-1. Encoded proteins:
- a CDS encoding helix-turn-helix domain-containing protein, whose amino-acid sequence is MDSTANDPQTETPAEAPVAEASEQAVTPEAAPEPAPAPQAAAEPGPQPVSEPVAEPQPLAEIAAAAPLAVSAGVGATLRSARDGMGKTLPECAKLLRIRQIYLEALEEGRHRDLPGGTYAAGFLRSYAEYLGLDSEEMVRRFREEGAGGFKNRTELTFPSPVSEGRIPGGAVIFLGLILAAVAYGGWYMLSSSETKVTEMVPPLPDRLAGVLNRQASLTGEAKTAAEASKPGEEAVKAKEDVVPPTEAEEDKPAAVNPAPAAPEPVKAEPPKVEAPKPEPVKAEPPKVEAPKPEPVKAEPPKVEAPKPEPVKAEPPKVEAPKPEPVKAEPPKVEAPKPEPVKAELPATSMADGKVYGTEYADARVVLKATGDDCWIQVREVDGSLLMSRLLRRGDSFRVPNRSGLNLMVGNAGSLEVSVDGRKVPALGAAGQVRRDIRLDPDKLATGG
- the ispG gene encoding flavodoxin-dependent (E)-4-hydroxy-3-methylbut-2-enyl-diphosphate synthase; the encoded protein is MSLRPYREIARRKSRQIHVGSVAVGGDAPISVQTMTNTLTTDVKGTLEQIRRAADAGADLVRVSCPDEDSTKAFKQIAKESPVPLIADIHFHYKRGIEAAEAGAACLRINPGNIGSHERVREVVKAAKDHGCSMRIGVNAGSLDKHLLDKYGEPCPEALVESALEHAKLLEDNDFFEFKIAVKASDVFLAVAAYQGLAKACDYPLHLGITEAGGLIGGTVKSSIGIGSLLWQGIGDTLRVSLSADVTEEVKVGFEMLKALDLRHRGVRIVSCPSCARQGFDVIKTVETLENRLSHVRAPVTLSILGCVVNGPGEARETMVGITGGGSDNHKVYIGGSPDHNVDGKSMVDHIVELVEARAAEIEAAKAGGK
- a CDS encoding class I SAM-dependent methyltransferase gives rise to the protein MDWIKPERLAQRALDESGDVNANGDFGSYAKANLNGTLEGSGIESHNLVFAEGRVELYRQLWRGLPLDSIADMGCGLGLTAGALADAFPNARVDGYELSPDAVSFARRRFPKANFECRAIGRDNDLGRRFDLILCQEFYPFTRTSDLDTHAEFLTVLRHHLTDHGCLIIELSERDFGTSILCNLERLSGFRIERTVMPFDRVFRYLPFLPLAQFASFFLGRATRMARNIHLKLTPLKGH
- the hisS gene encoding histidine--tRNA ligase, with amino-acid sequence MSSLQPVRGTHDLLPDESRRHRRVEEIAFSAARRYGFGEIMTPIFEFTDVFARTLGETSDVVTKEMYTFSDRSGESITLRPEGTAGVARAFISGGLAQSLPLKLFYRGPMFRHERPQKGRLRQFHQVGVELLGVESPLADVEVIALAWRVLSELGLASKVRLEINTLGDAESRETYRNTLVAYLSEFREALSEDSRNRLERNPLRILDSKDEGDRRIVENAPLMNDSLSPAAREFFAQVTDGLHALGIPFVLNSRLVRGLDYYCHTAFEFTTTELGAQGTVLAGGRYDELIATMGGVRTPGIGWAAGVERLSMLVGDIPDTVRPISVIPMGDAVAAMVVAERLRRMGCNVEMGFSGNMKKRMARANKVNARFAVILGEEESARKAVTIRDLDTSTQDEVPLAQLEEHLGRLL
- the hemA gene encoding glutamyl-tRNA reductase, which translates into the protein MSGSSHRLVVIGANHRSASLSLRDALFVDDAGATTFLEGLKRAGLAEAMVLATCDRVEIWAEDRDPVHAAKLVGEALAAKAGLEPSVLAPHLYTLSGGEAVRHGFSVTASLDSLVIGEPHVTGQVKAAHRLARDAGCCGGELDHFLQAAFAVAKRVRSETSIGEGPVSIAAAAVQTARDVHGDLGGLRALLVGTGEMGELVAESLLAAGLKDISVTAPRAARAEAVAKSLEGHVLAFEDLRDGLASFDVVLTCVGARTVSVTSEMVTNALRKRRRKPVFLVDAGIPGDIEPAVNRVDGAFLYDLADLEKVALEGRATREAAARAARDIVEAEAQGFLRGRAARAAVPAIVALRARFDETRELVLAEAGHDAAEATRLLINRLLHAPSEAMKDKASEGAEWRAMEKTLRILFRLDE
- the prfA gene encoding peptide chain release factor 1, whose product is MNLEPQFDKVLYRHDEVRAQLSSGDGLDSQTIQRLSKELSELDPVVTAVVAFRKAREDMVQAAEMMNDPDMKDLAEEEFYALKERLPALEREVQIMLLPKDEADEKNAIIEVRAGTGGEEAALFAAELFRMYERYASVHGWRFEVMDVNDTGIGGVKEASATITGRNVFARLKFESGVHRVQRVPATESQGRIHTSAATVAIMPEAEEVDIQLNDSDLRFDVYRSQGSGGQSVNTTDSAVRVTHIPTGLAVACQQEKSQHKNKATALKLLRARLYERERSAKDAERAAARKSQVGSGDRSERIRTYNFPQGRVTDHRINLTLYKIDAVMSGDALDELIEALVAADQAERLAEME